A region from the Coffea eugenioides isolate CCC68of chromosome 9, Ceug_1.0, whole genome shotgun sequence genome encodes:
- the LOC113782121 gene encoding receptor kinase-like protein Xa21, whose translation MSCSPEFGATFGVYVNEIGFVHELTGSIPNEMFNISTLRVFDLSDNHLSGILPSNMCHGLHNLEDISLAANDFSGVIPASISNCSKLATISLGDNKFSGRIPNSIGNLRHLELMYLSANNLTSESSSPELSFFTSLTGCISLRIIWVASNPLNGILPRSIGNLSISVEWLDLANCGIKGNIPDSIGNLSNLRYLNPRSNSLTGSIPTTIWGLQKLIGLGLHNNSLTGSLSGDLCGLQSLKYLYLSQNQISGSIPGCFNNLTSLRYLDIAFNRLTSTLPMSLWDHKDLVVVNLSSNFLRGPLAPEMGELKFLTTLDLSNNQFSGKIPSTIWSLESLDYLSLANNSLQGSIPDNL comes from the coding sequence ATGAGCTGTAGTCCTGAATTTGGTGCAACTTTTGGAGTATACGTAAATGAGATTGGTTTTGTTCATGAATTGACAGGTTCGATTCCAAATGAGATGTTCAACATCTCAACTCTAAGGGTATTTGACCTTTCTGACAATCATTTATCTGGCATTCTTCCATCAAATATGTGCCATGGCCTACACAATTTAGAAGATATTTCTCTTGCTGCGAATGACTTCAGTGGAGTCATACCTGCCTCTATCTCAAACTGTTCGAAATTGGCTACAATATCTCTTGGTGATAACAAATTTAGTGGTCGAATTCCCAATTCCATTGGAAATTTGAGACACCTCGAATTAATGTATCTATCTGCTAACAATTTGACGAGTGAATCTTCATCTCCAGAATTGAGCTTCTTCACTTCCCTCACAGGTTGCATCTCTTTAAGGATTATCTGGGTGGCAAGCAATCCATTAAATGGGATTCTTCCGAGATCCATCGGAAATCTTTCTATTTCTGTTGAATGGCTGGATCTAGCGAACTGTGGAATTAAGGGAAACATTCCAGATAGCATTGGAAATTTAAGCAATTTAAGATATTTAAATCCACGTAGCAATAGCTTGACTGGCTCAATTCCAACTACGATATGGGGTTTGCAAAAGCTTATAGGATTGGGTCTTCACAATAATTCCCTCACTGGTTCGCTCTCCGGTGATCTCTGTGGTTTGCAGAGTTTGAAGTATTTATACCTAAGTCAAAATCAGATTAGCGGTTCAATTCCAGGATGTTTCAATAATCTTACATCTTTGAGGTATCTTGACATAGCTTTCAATAGATTAACCTCTACTCTGCCAATGAGCTTGTGGGATCATAAAGATCTCGTGGTTGTCAACTTGTCATCAAATTTCTTGAGAGGACCTTTGGCTCCAGAGATGGGAGAATTAAAGTTTTTGACAACGTTAGACTTGTCAAACAATCAGTTTTCAGGTAAAATTCCCAGTACGATATGGAGTCTAGAGAGTTTGGACTATCTCTCTTTAGCAAACAACAGCTTGCAAGGATCCATTCCGGACAACCTTTGA
- the LOC113782122 gene encoding LRR receptor-like serine/threonine-protein kinase FLS2, translating into MERACYYFPVGLLLATSLLAVGTGDIINDKSALVAFKNHIVSDPHLIVAKNWSISSSVCDWIGVTCDSSRQRVMALNISNMGFAGTIPPQLGNLSFLVSLDMSNNNFHGHLPEGMSHLRRLSFMALSNNNLTGEIPSWLGVLDSLQYLFLTENNFFGDLPANICDNVPNLKELDLSWNQLSGQILSGLSNCSGLKSLDLSVNQFNGYIPKAVGNLKMLEKLNLDYNNLEGSIPEEIGNLQSLRALSIESSNLSGSIPREIGNLSMLEEVHFSYNRLTGPIPNEIGNLLKLEILDLEWNSLSGLLLVGIFNIGAVPASISNCSKLTRINLGDNKFSGPIPNSIGNLRRLEILDLYANNLTSESSSPELGLFTSLTGCISLWRIDVADNPLNGVLPRSIGNLSISVEDLEVWNCGLRGNIPDSIGNLSNLVVLILSDNSLTGSVPNTIWGLQKLWILRLDDNSWTGSVPNTIWGLQKLGELDLSNISLIGPLPRGLCGLQSLEYLYLSQNQISGSIPECFNNLTSLRHLDITFNRLTSTLPMSLWDLKGLERVNLSSNLLTGPLAPEMGELKNLTRLDLSNNQFSGKIPSTIWSLESLDHLSLANNSLQGSIPDNL; encoded by the exons ATGGAGAGAGCATGCTATTACTTTCCTGTAGGACTTTTATTAGCCACTTCTCTGTTAGCCGTGGGCACAGGCGATATCATAAATGATAAATCTGCCCTTGTAGCTTTCAAAAATCACATAGTTTCTGATCCTCACTTAATCGTGGCAAAAAATTGGTCCATTTCTTCCTCTGTCTGCGATTGGATCGGAGTTACATGTGATTCTAGTCGTCAAAGAGTGATGGCCTTAAATATTTCTAACATGGGTTTTGCAGGCACGATTCCTCCACAACTGGGAAACCTCTCATTCCTTGTTTCTCTCGACATGAGCAACAACAATTTTCATGGTCATTTGCCAGAAGGAATGTCTCATTTGCGTCGACTAAGTTTCATGGCTTTAAGCAACAACAATCTCACGGGAGAAATTCCATCATGGTTGGGTGTCTTGGATAGCCTTCAATACCTATTCTTGACAGAGAATAATTTTTTTGGTGATCTTCCTGCTAACATATGCGACAATGTTCCAAATCTAAAAGAGCTCGATCTGTCTTGGAATCAATTGAGTGGCCAAATACTATCAGGTTTATCAAACTGCTCCGGACTCAAGTCGTTAGATTTGTCAGTCAACCAGTTCAATGGTTACATACCAAAAGCGGTGGGGAACCTGAAAATGCTTGAGAAGCTAAATCTCGATTATAACAATTTAGAAG GTAGCATTCCGGAAGAGATAGGCAATCTCCAGAGCTTGAGGGCCTTGTCCATAGAAAGCAGCAATTTGAGTGGATCAATACCCAGGGAAATTGGAAACCTAAGTATGCTTGAAGAAGTACATTTTTCTTACAACAGACTGACAG GTCCGATTCCAAACGAGATTGGCAACTTGCTCAAATTGGAGATCCTTGACTTGGAATGGAATAGCTTAAGTGGTTTACTACTAGTTGGGATCTTCAACAT CGGAGCCGTACCTGCCTCTATCTCAAACTGTTCGAAACTAACTCGCATAAATCTTGGTGATAACAAATTCAGCGGTCCAATTCCCAATTCCATTGGAAATTTGAGACGCCTCGAAATTCTAGATCTGTATGCAAACAATTTGACGAGTGAATCTTCATCTCCAGAATTGGGCCTCTTCACTTCCCTCACAGGTTGCATCTCTTTATGGCGTATCGATGTGGCAGACAATCCGTTAAATGGGGTTCTTCCGAGATCCATCGGGAATCTTTCTATTTCTGTTGAAGATTTGGAAGTATGGAACTGTGGACTCAGGGGGAACATTCCAGACAGCATTGGAAACTTGAGCAATTTAGTTGTTTTAATTCTAAGTGACAATAGCTTGACTGGATCAGTTCCCAATACAATATGGGGTTTGCAAAAGCTTTGGATTTTACGTCTAGATGACAATAGTTGGACTGGATCAGTTCCGAATACGATATGGGGTTTGCAAAAGCTTGGGGAATTGGATCTTAGCAATATTTCCCTCATTGGTCCGCTCCCTCGTGGTCTCTGTGGTTTGCAGAGTTTGGAGTATTTATACCTAAGTCAAAATCAGATTAGCGGTTCAATTCCAGAATGTTTCAATAACCTTACATCTTTGAGGCATCTTGACATAACTTTCAATAGATTAACCTCTACTCTGCCAATGAGCTTGTGGGATCTTAAAGGTCTCGAGCGGGTCAACTTGTCGTCGAATTTATTGACAGGACCCTTGGCTCCAGAGATGGGAGAATTAAAGAATTTGACAAGGTTAGACTTGTCAAACAACCAGTTTTCAGGCAAAATCCCCAGCACCATTTGGAGCTTAGAGAGTTTGGACCACCTTTCTTTAGCAAACAACAGCTTGCAAGGATCAATTCCGGACAACCTTTGA